The Sphingomonas sanguinis nucleotide sequence GTGGTTGATCTCGCCCTTGGGCGTCGGCGTGACCATGACCAGCCGCTCGACCCCGGCCACCTTGGCGGGGATCGCGTTCATCAGCAGCGAGGAGGGATAGGCCGCGCGCCCGCCGGGCACATAGATCCCGGCGGCATCCACCGCCGTCCAGCGCGCGCCCAGTCGGACGCCCTGCGGATCGACATAGTCGGTATCGGTCGGCTTCTGCTTCTCGTGATAGGCGCGGATACGCGCGGCGGCGAGGTCGAGCGCGGCGCGCAGTTCCGGTTCCAGCGCCTCATAGGCCGCGCGGCAGTCCGCCGGTTCGATCCGCCAGCCGGTCTCGGCCAGGTCGTGCCCGTCGAATTGCTTGGTGAAGGCCGCCACCGCCGCCTCGCCATCGTCGCGGACCGCGCGCAGGATGACCTGCACGTCGCGCGCGACATCGGCGTCGCTCTCGCGGCGGGCATCGACCAGTTCGTCGAACGCGGCCGCAAAGCCAGCATCTTGCGTGTTCAGCCGGATCATGCCGCTTCCCTCTCGGCCACCGCGCGGCGGAACGCCTCGACCAGCGGCACGACCTGGCCCCTCGTCTTCATCGCAGCGCGGTTGACGACCAGGCGCGAGGTGACCTCCTCGATCACCTCGACCTCGACCAGCCCGTTTTCCTTCAGCGTCCGTCCCGACGACACTAGGTCGACGATGCGCGGCGCCAGGCCCAGCGTAGGGGCCAGTTCCATCGCGCCGTTCAGCTTGACGCACTCGGCCTGGACCCCGCGGCGTGCGAAGTGGCGGCTGGTGATGTGCGGATATTTGGTCGCGACGCGGACATGGCTCCACCCGCGCGGATCGTCGCTCTCGGCCATCGCGGCAGGCTCGGCAACCGAGATGCGGCAATGGCCGATCTTCAGGTCGACCGGCGCGTAAAGCTCGGAATAGCCGAATTCGGACAGCACGTCCGACCCGACGATGCCCAGCTGCGCCGCGCCATGCGCGACGAAGGTGGCGACGTCGAAGGCGCGGACGCGGATCAGCTCGATGCCGGGGACATCCGTGGCGAAGCGCAGCGCGCGGCTGTCCTTGTCGGTGAAGGCGGCTTCGGGCCGGATGCCGGCGGCGGCGAGCAGCGGCAGCGCCTCGGCCAGGATGCGTCCCTTGGGGACGGCGATGATGAGCGGCTGGACCATGAGGATCGGGGGCTTAACCCCCGCCACCGGGGATCGCAATTCTTATCCTCCCCGGTACGGGGAGGGGGACCGCCGCGAAGCGGTGGTGGAGGGGGCGTCCCGCAAGGTACGCCCTGTGTGGATGGCCCCCTCCGTCAGGCCTGCGGCCTGCCACCTCCCCGTGCCGGGGAGGATTTGAGATCGTTACACCTTGGCGGCGTAGATCATCCGGCCGGGGCCGAGATTGGCGAACACGCGGTCCAAGTCGTTCTCGCCGACCGCGAAGCAGCCCTGGCTGCGGCCCAGCATCCCATGCGTCTTGATCATATCGCGATTGGCGTACCAGGCCGAATGCACCACGATCGCGCGGCCCAGCGCATTGTCGTTGGTCGGGTCCAGCCCGATCAGGCGCTGCGACCGGCCATGCTTGCCGACATAATAATTGTCGGTGAGGAAGGCGCCCTCGCTGCTGGCGTTCGAGTTGAACGCGTTGGAAAAACGCTGGACATAGCCGCTGTGCGACGGATCCGAGCCGCTGCCGTGCGAGACGAGCAGCGAAGTGCTCTTGCCGCTGATCAGGTCGACCAGATGGAGGCGCGGTTCGGACGAGCCGACCGCGAAATCGACGATCGCCATCCGGTCGCGCTGGCGCACCTGCGAACCATGCTTCTGCAGCGAGGCCATCGCCTGACGCAGCAGCGCCGGGCGGACGACCCGCGACGAGGCCAGGATCGCCTGCGGCACCGCCGGAACGGTCGGGCGGCTCGGGATCGGGGGCTGGCGCACCGGGCGAAGATCGCCCGCCGTCAGCCGTTCGCGAGCGGCCACAGCCCCCGGAACCGCCAGTGCCCCGGCCAGCACCAGCGCGTTCTTAAGCAGCGCGCGCCGACCCGGCGCCGCGTCCAGATTATCGTGCATTTTGGTCCTTCAACCCCAGAAATCCCGCGACACCTATGTAGCAAAGGTTGGGCCATTTTTCTGCCCATCACCCCATCGGTTGATCGCTTGGTTCCATCGATTCAGCGAAAGTTCCGCGTCATCGCAAAAATTTTCGTTCGGCACCAATAGTCGCTTGACGTGTTTAAGAATTTGTGAACTCGCCAAGGAAAAGGGATATGAAGGCTCTCGCTTTTGCCGCCCTGTTGGGCGCGACGACGCTGGGTTTGGCCGCACCGGCATTGGCCGAGGACGGGCCCGGCACCATCGCCGTGGCGCAGGCCGCGGCCGCACTCGCCCCCAACCGATTCGTCTGGGCCGATCCGTCGACGGTGCAGGCCGATCCGGTCACCCAGCCGGTGACCGTGGTTGTCAGCATTCCGATGCAGCGTGCCTATGTCTATCGCGGCGACACGATGATCGCGGCGGCGACCGTGTCCACCGGCAAGGATGGCAAGGACACGCCCACGGGCGTTTTCCCGATCCTCCAGAAGCGCGAGATGCACCGCAGCAACCTGTACAACGCGGCGCCCATGCCGTTCATGCAGCGGCTGACCTGGGACGGTGTGGCGCTCCATGCGGGCAACAATCCGGGCTTCCCCGATTCGCATGGTTGCATCCGACTGCCCGCCGCTTTTGCCAAGAAGCTGTTTTCGATCACCTCGGTGGGGACGAACGTGATCGTCACCGACCAGATGGTCGGCGATCATCTCGATCCGATGCTGCTGGAAACAGAGGCGAGCCAGGCGAATCAGGCGCAGCTGGCGTCACTGTCGCGGTGAGGTTGTTCCCTTGCGCTTCGACTACGCTCAGCGTGAACGGGGTTTAGTATCAAGCTCCGTTCAGCCTGAGCGAAGTCGAAGGCCACGCGAAGGCCTAAGCCACCAATCCCAAAGCCCGAAGCTGCGGCCGCAACGTCGCCTCATCGGTAAAGTGCAGCGCATGCATTCCCAGCGCCGCCGCCGCATCGATATTCGCGCGGTTGTCGTCGATGAATACCGCCTGCCCCGGCTCCAACCCGAATCGGGTGAGCGCGAGGCGGTAGATGGCGGGATCGGGCTTCACCAGCTTTTCGGCGCCCGACACCACGATATCACGGAAGCGATCGAACAGCGCCGATTCGCGCGCGCGGAAGGGCGGCCAGAATTCGTGGCTGAAGTTCGTAATCGCGAACAGGGGCACGCCCGCCGCATCCAGTTCGGCGACGAGTTCGTGCATCCCGGCGATCGGATCACCGATGCTGTCGCTGAAGCGCGGCCCCCAGGCGGCGATCAGTTCCCGATGCTGCGGGTACAGCGCGATCAGCTCCGCCGAGGTGTCGGCGAAGTCGCGGCCCGCATCATGCTGGAAATGCCACTCGGTGGTAACGACGTCGCGCACAAATGCATCGAGCGCCCGATCGTCCGCGATCAGGCGCCGATACAGGATCCGGGGATCCCAGTCGTAAAGCACACGACCGACGTCGAAGATGACGGCGGTCGGCCGATCGGCGTGCGTCGCGAGCCGTTCGCCCGCCACGTTCGATTCGATCGGCATCAGGGCTGATTAGCCCTGGCGCGCCTTGAAACGACGGTTGGTCTTGTTGATGACATAGGTGCGGCCGCGACGGCGGATCACGCGGTTGTCCCGGTGACGATCCTTGAGCGACTTCAGGGAATTGCGGATCTTCATGATCGATTCGCTTCTTTTGAACTGGAGGGTGATCTGGAAAGCGTCGCCGCCTAGTGGCAACCGGCGCTTAAGTCAAGGTTCCGGCATGACGGATGGGTCATGATCGCCGCGCCCTCTTCCGCCACCGGATCATCCCTCATATGTCATGCGTTGCCCATCCGTAACATCCTTTAAGGTGTCTTCAACGCATGAAAGCCCGCTCGCTCCTGATCCTCGCGGCCGCCGCCGGTACGCTGGCCGCCTGTTCCACCACGGGCGGGCGTCTGCCGCCGACCGAGGTGATCCGCTATCACCTGGGCGAGCCGATCGCGCGCGGGACCATCCGGGTCGAGCCGCTGTCGAACACCGGCCCGGCCAGCATCGAGTTCAAGACCTATGCCGCCGCGGTCGAGACCGCGCTGCTGCGCAATGGCTATACGCTGCCCCAGGGCGATGCGCAGCCCGACTATATCGCGACCGTGTCCTTCACCCGCGCCAACCGGCTGGGGCCGCCGCGTCCCTCGCCCTTCTCGATCGGTCTGGGGGGCGGCAGCTTCTCGGGCGGTCGTGGCGGTGGCGTCGGGCTGGGCGGGGGGCTGAGCTTCCCGATCGGCAAGAGCCAGCCGCAGGAGATCATCGGCACCGAATTGTCGGTCCAGATCAAGCGCCGCATGGACCAGTCGCCTATCTGGGAAGGCAGCGCACGCAACATCGCGCCGGTTCAGACGCTGGCCAAGCTGGACGCGCAGGCGCAGGCCGCCAAGCTCGCCGATGCGCTGTTCACCAAATTCCCCGGCGAATCGGGCCGCACGATCGAGGTGAAGTAAGACGATGACGCTGACCATCAACGCGTCCTTCGACGGCGGCAACATCCGCGTGGTGGCGATCGAAGGCGACCGGGTCGACCTGGAAATCGTCAAGGACAAGGATTCGGACTTCTATCAGTGGTTCTATTTCCGCGTCGGCGGGGCGAAGGGGCGCACGCTGACCTTCCGCATCCTGAACGGCGCGGATTCGGCCTTTCCCGATGGCTGGCCGAACTACCATGTCCGCGCCTCGACCGACCGGCGGGAATGGCGAATGACGCCGACGACCTATGCCGACGGCGTGCTGGAATGGCAGTGGACGGGCGAGTCGGACCTCGCCTGGTTCGCCTATTTCGAGCCGTACACGATGGAGCGGCACAGCGACCTGATCGC carries:
- a CDS encoding HAD family hydrolase, with product MPIESNVAGERLATHADRPTAVIFDVGRVLYDWDPRILYRRLIADDRALDAFVRDVVTTEWHFQHDAGRDFADTSAELIALYPQHRELIAAWGPRFSDSIGDPIAGMHELVAELDAAGVPLFAITNFSHEFWPPFRARESALFDRFRDIVVSGAEKLVKPDPAIYRLALTRFGLEPGQAVFIDDNRANIDAAAALGMHALHFTDEATLRPQLRALGLVA
- a CDS encoding DUF4136 domain-containing protein, giving the protein MKARSLLILAAAAGTLAACSTTGGRLPPTEVIRYHLGEPIARGTIRVEPLSNTGPASIEFKTYAAAVETALLRNGYTLPQGDAQPDYIATVSFTRANRLGPPRPSPFSIGLGGGSFSGGRGGGVGLGGGLSFPIGKSQPQEIIGTELSVQIKRRMDQSPIWEGSARNIAPVQTLAKLDAQAQAAKLADALFTKFPGESGRTIEVK
- a CDS encoding murein L,D-transpeptidase catalytic domain family protein; translated protein: MHDNLDAAPGRRALLKNALVLAGALAVPGAVAARERLTAGDLRPVRQPPIPSRPTVPAVPQAILASSRVVRPALLRQAMASLQKHGSQVRQRDRMAIVDFAVGSSEPRLHLVDLISGKSTSLLVSHGSGSDPSHSGYVQRFSNAFNSNASSEGAFLTDNYYVGKHGRSQRLIGLDPTNDNALGRAIVVHSAWYANRDMIKTHGMLGRSQGCFAVGENDLDRVFANLGPGRMIYAAKV
- the hisG gene encoding ATP phosphoribosyltransferase: MVQPLIIAVPKGRILAEALPLLAAAGIRPEAAFTDKDSRALRFATDVPGIELIRVRAFDVATFVAHGAAQLGIVGSDVLSEFGYSELYAPVDLKIGHCRISVAEPAAMAESDDPRGWSHVRVATKYPHITSRHFARRGVQAECVKLNGAMELAPTLGLAPRIVDLVSSGRTLKENGLVEVEVIEEVTSRLVVNRAAMKTRGQVVPLVEAFRRAVAEREAA
- a CDS encoding L,D-transpeptidase family protein; translated protein: MKALAFAALLGATTLGLAAPALAEDGPGTIAVAQAAAALAPNRFVWADPSTVQADPVTQPVTVVVSIPMQRAYVYRGDTMIAAATVSTGKDGKDTPTGVFPILQKREMHRSNLYNAAPMPFMQRLTWDGVALHAGNNPGFPDSHGCIRLPAAFAKKLFSITSVGTNVIVTDQMVGDHLDPMLLETEASQANQAQLASLSR
- the ykgO gene encoding type B 50S ribosomal protein L36; this encodes MKIRNSLKSLKDRHRDNRVIRRRGRTYVINKTNRRFKARQG